AAAATAGGAAGAGAGGGAACAGGTGCGTCTAAGACGACCCGTTCCCTTTTTTCTATTGTTGTGTGTGATTGCTTTGAATTTGCAAGGCAGGAAAATGCGGGAGGACGTATTCGCCTAACTCCTGAAGCACATCTTCCATGGGTCTTGTTGCAAATTTGAGCGCGATAATGACATGGTTGACACCAACCGCTTCTAGACCTTTTAAAAATTCAATTAAAAATCGATGGCCGCTTCTGAAGCCTAAGTGGATTGGCGTCGGATCAGCGTCCGGGTCTTCCAATAAATCGATGTAAAGAGATTGTGTGAACGGTTTGAATTCATCCGTGAATGCTCTCCAGTCGCGGATGATTTTAGCTTGTTCATGGATTCCGCGCGGGTACCCAATCCATCCGTCACCGTTTTTCGCAATCCACTCAAGTGATTGCCCCGAACGTCCTGTGACAAATGTTGGGATATCTTTTAACGTCGGTTTTGGTAAAATATCCGCTTCGCCATTTAGTGATACACGTTCTGTATTGATTGTTGGGTAAGATGTTGACCAAGCTTTCTTTGCTGCATAAAAAGTTTCTTGGAATAATTCAGCTCTATTTTCACGGTCCACACCAAAAACATTAAATTCGATTGGACGATCTCCCGTTGCAAGGCCGAGTAATAGTCTCTCCCCTGATATTCTATCAAAGGAAGCGGCAGATTTAGCAAGGTTTAATGGATGCTGGAAAGACGTGATCGCACTTGCGGTACCTAGCGCAATGTCACTTGTATGTGCAGCAATATGACTCAGATATACCCAAGGGTCATACATTTGCCCTGCATCTCCAAAAGTTGGATCATTTAACGGCACATCCCGGACGAATAAAGAAGCGAATTGCTGTTTTTCAGCAAGCTTTGCTAATCGAATTTGCTCGTCTAATAAGGTGCCAGTCACCCAAACTATCGAGTTAATCGCAATAAACGTGAATGTTGTGAAATACATGTTTGTTTGAGTGACTGGCACGAACTCGCGCCTACCTTTCTTCTAGTTAACTCCACCAGAAAAACAGTTGACACAAATGCTCGTTCACCGTATTATTGTGAATATTATCGTAATAGATTGGTGGGGGAAAGTATGAATGTAAGGGATTTAACATATGTCGCATTATTTGCAGCGGTGATGGGGGTTTTAGGCTTAATGCCGCCAATTCCCATTGGGGTTATGCCCGTGCCAATTACGTTACAAACGTTAGGCGTTATTTTAGCTGGGGGTATATTAGGCGCTCGTTTAGGGGCGATGAGTCAAATTGTATTTTTGTTAATTGTTGCAACGGGCATGCCGTTGTTGTCAGGTGGACGCGGTGGATTAGGGGTTTTTGTTGGTCCGAGTGCAGGTTACTTACTTTCTTGGCCAATTACGGCGTTTTTAATCGGTACGATTCAGTCACGTTTTCGTAAAATTCGTCTAGGCAACGTTTTGCCATTAAATTTGACGGTCGGTATTTTTGCAATCTACTTAATTGGTGTCCCTGTACAAGCCTTTGTCATGGACCTTGGTGTGTTAGATGTTGCGAAAGCTAGTTTACTATTTTTACCTGGAGACATTATCAAAGCAACGATTGCTTCTTTCTTAATTGTTAATTTACAAAAATACCCAGTCTTTAATCGGAGAATGTTGCCGAGTTAATTGAGGTGATTTCATGACTTTTATTACGAGTACATATGAAATGCATGTCAAAAACCATCCAGAAAAAATCGCGGTTTATACTGAAAATGAGGCAATTAACTATCGCGATTGGCAAGAACGTATTCATAAAACTGCGAATTGGTTAACTGGCATAGTCGGTAAAGGAGGGAAGGTCGGTATTTTATTACCAAATGGCATTCCTTTTTTACAGTTGTTTGCGGGTGCATCGGCGGCGGGTTTAATTGCTGTTCCGCTCGATATGAAATGGAAGCGTAGCGAACTTGAACAGCGTCTAGCGTTAGCAAAGCCATCGATTGTTATGACAACGAAGGCTTTGGCGCAACGTTATAGGTTGAGTCATGATGAGGTTTTGATTTGGGAAGAGGTTGCGGAAGACATTCTGGATGCGGAGTCGGTGATGCAAGCACAGGCCGATGAAAAAACGTTATTTTATATGGGTTTTACATCGGGAACGACTGGCGTACCAAAAGCATTTGTCCGTCATCATCAGTCGTGGATTAAAAGTTTTTCGAGTAGCCGAAATAACTTAGGACTGTCCGGAACAGACCATGTACTCATTCCAGGGGCACTCGTTCATTCTCATTTTTTATACGGTGCGATTTGCACGTTGTATTTGGGCGGGACAGTGTATTTACAACCTACATTTTCACCACGCAACGTATTGGATTGGATGCAACGTTTGCCTATAACGGTGATTTATACAGTGCCGACGATGAATGAAGCCATCGCCGCGCAAAGTATTCAAATGAAACGGCCAATCAAAATCATTTCTTCTGGCGCCAAATGGAATGAAGCATCGAAAAATAAAATTCGCGAGCAGTTTCCAAACATGACGATGTATGAATTTTACGGGGCAAGCGAATTAAGTTTCGTTACCTATTCACATGATACGTGGAATCAGGAAAAGCCTATGTCTGTTGGAAAGGCTTGTGATGGTGTTCGTCTCGAGATCCGAGATGCCAACGGAAATGAAGTTAAAAACGGTATGATTGGAAAAATCTATGTGAAAAGTCCATTGCTTTTTGCGGGTTATGTTCAACCTAATACGGACATTTTACAAACACTTCAAGATCAGGATGGCTGGGTCACAGTTGATGACTTGGGCTATTTGGACGATGAGGGGTTCCTTTATTTGGTTGGCCGTGAAAAAAATATGATCATTTGCGGCGGGGAAAATGTTTATCCCGAAGAAGTGGAAGCGGTGTTGCTTTCGCATCCGGATATCACAGAAGCCGCAGTCATAGGTGTTGAAAATCGTTACTGGGGACAAGTTCCGGTTGCATTTATTCAAGGAGATGTGTCCAAGTGCGAATTGAGAAAGCTTTGTCGTGATCAATTATCGACCTTTAAAGTGCCGAAGAAATGGCATTTTGTTGAGGAATTCGACTATACGACGAGTGGAAAAATTGCACGTCATGCGTTAGAAAAGCTTTTACCGGCGGAGGTGGGTCAACATTAAACGTGCAGTGATTGTGAGAGCGAAACGAACACCTATCGGCAGGGAAGGTGGCATGTTTAAAGATGTTCCTCCTCATAAGTTGGTTGCGCCGTTGCTTCAAAGTTTATCCACCGACATTGAAGGGCGGATTAACGAAGTCGTTTTGGGCAATGTTGTTGGTCCTGGCGGGAATATCGCTCGTTTATCAGCTTTGGAAGCTGGACTTCCGTTATCGATACCGGGCATGACGATTGACCGGCAATGTAGTGCGGGGCTTGAAGCGATTCGAACGGCTTCCCTATTTATTCAAGGAGGGGCAGGGGATTGCTATATTGCGGGTGGGGTGGAAAGTGCGAGTACGTCGCCATTTCCTAAACGTGCCCAATTTGCGCCGACGCATCTAGGAGATCCGGACATGGGGGTTGGCGCGGAAAACGTTGCCCAAAAGTATAGCATGACGAAAGCTGTGCAAGATGACTACGCCTTGGAAAGTTACAGGCGAAGTTGGGCGGCATATGATGCAGGCTTCTATACTGAAGAAATCATTGCCTGTAATGGCTTGATACATGATGAAGTTTTTCGGAAAAAACGAGATATGGCGCGCATTGTAAACCGTGCGAAGCCAATTTTTGATTTGGGAAATGGAACGGTGACAGCGGCCAACAGTTGTGGCATTCATGACGGGGCGGCGGCCGTCGTTGTGAAGGAAGAGCAGCTGGCGAATGAACTCGGCATGCAACCAATTCTTCGTTTTCAAGATAGCGAAGTGAGCGGGATTCATCCGAATTATCCGGGCATCTCCCCAGTTCCGGCGATTACAAAACTATTGGCGCGCAATCAATTGACGATGGCTGATATTGATTTAATTGAGATCAATGAAGCATTTGCGTCCAAAATCATTGCTTGTCAAGATGAATTAACAATTCCAACTGAAAAGTTGAATGTCTCGGGCGGTGCGTTGACGACAGGTCATCCATACGGTGCTTCAGGAGCGATACTTGTGACTCGACTATTTTATGAAGTGCAAAGAAGGAAGGATGTCCGGTATGTGCTTGCGGCAATTGGCAGCGCTGGCGGCGTCGGACTTGCTGTTTTATTCGAGGTGATTCAGTGAAAACATCGACAGAATCGATTGTCTTCACGAAAGAAGATGTGCTTACTTATTGTGAAGCAATTGGCGAGGAAAATAAATTATACACCTGTGGGGACTATGCGAAATCGCACGGATTCCAAACGATTCCACTTCCACCGACGATGCCGCTGATGATGTATCGATTGTTTACGATTCCTTGGGAACAAGGCGGTGTCATGATTCATCGGAAACAAGGATGTTCTACTTTTCGGCGGATGTTTATTGACGAAGCATATACGGGCAATATCACGCTTACGAATGTTGTTTCGAGAAAGTCCTATTCGTT
This window of the Sporosarcina ureilytica genome carries:
- a CDS encoding LLM class oxidoreductase, which produces MPVTQTNMYFTTFTFIAINSIVWVTGTLLDEQIRLAKLAEKQQFASLFVRDVPLNDPTFGDAGQMYDPWVYLSHIAAHTSDIALGTASAITSFQHPLNLAKSAASFDRISGERLLLGLATGDRPIEFNVFGVDRENRAELFQETFYAAKKAWSTSYPTINTERVSLNGEADILPKPTLKDIPTFVTGRSGQSLEWIAKNGDGWIGYPRGIHEQAKIIRDWRAFTDEFKPFTQSLYIDLLEDPDADPTPIHLGFRSGHRFLIEFLKGLEAVGVNHVIIALKFATRPMEDVLQELGEYVLPHFPALQIQSNHTQQ
- a CDS encoding biotin transporter BioY, which produces MNVRDLTYVALFAAVMGVLGLMPPIPIGVMPVPITLQTLGVILAGGILGARLGAMSQIVFLLIVATGMPLLSGGRGGLGVFVGPSAGYLLSWPITAFLIGTIQSRFRKIRLGNVLPLNLTVGIFAIYLIGVPVQAFVMDLGVLDVAKASLLFLPGDIIKATIASFLIVNLQKYPVFNRRMLPS
- a CDS encoding AMP-binding protein, with protein sequence MTFITSTYEMHVKNHPEKIAVYTENEAINYRDWQERIHKTANWLTGIVGKGGKVGILLPNGIPFLQLFAGASAAGLIAVPLDMKWKRSELEQRLALAKPSIVMTTKALAQRYRLSHDEVLIWEEVAEDILDAESVMQAQADEKTLFYMGFTSGTTGVPKAFVRHHQSWIKSFSSSRNNLGLSGTDHVLIPGALVHSHFLYGAICTLYLGGTVYLQPTFSPRNVLDWMQRLPITVIYTVPTMNEAIAAQSIQMKRPIKIISSGAKWNEASKNKIREQFPNMTMYEFYGASELSFVTYSHDTWNQEKPMSVGKACDGVRLEIRDANGNEVKNGMIGKIYVKSPLLFAGYVQPNTDILQTLQDQDGWVTVDDLGYLDDEGFLYLVGREKNMIICGGENVYPEEVEAVLLSHPDITEAAVIGVENRYWGQVPVAFIQGDVSKCELRKLCRDQLSTFKVPKKWHFVEEFDYTTSGKIARHALEKLLPAEVGQH
- a CDS encoding acetyl-CoA C-acyltransferase; this translates as MFKDVPPHKLVAPLLQSLSTDIEGRINEVVLGNVVGPGGNIARLSALEAGLPLSIPGMTIDRQCSAGLEAIRTASLFIQGGAGDCYIAGGVESASTSPFPKRAQFAPTHLGDPDMGVGAENVAQKYSMTKAVQDDYALESYRRSWAAYDAGFYTEEIIACNGLIHDEVFRKKRDMARIVNRAKPIFDLGNGTVTAANSCGIHDGAAAVVVKEEQLANELGMQPILRFQDSEVSGIHPNYPGISPVPAITKLLARNQLTMADIDLIEINEAFASKIIACQDELTIPTEKLNVSGGALTTGHPYGASGAILVTRLFYEVQRRKDVRYVLAAIGSAGGVGLAVLFEVIQ
- a CDS encoding FAS1-like dehydratase domain-containing protein, encoding MKTSTESIVFTKEDVLTYCEAIGEENKLYTCGDYAKSHGFQTIPLPPTMPLMMYRLFTIPWEQGGVMIHRKQGCSTFRRMFIDEAYTGNITLTNVVSRKSYSFREETLSIYDTSGELCFQGTSHLVVGDAT